One Pyrus communis chromosome 4, drPyrComm1.1, whole genome shotgun sequence genomic region harbors:
- the LOC137732445 gene encoding protein BUD31 homolog 1, giving the protein MPKVKTNRVKYPEGWELIEPTLRELQAKMREAENDTHDGKRKCETLWPIFKIAHQKSRYIFDLYHRRKEISKELYEFCLDQGYADRNLIAKWKKPGYERLCCLRCMQPRDHNFATTCVCRVPKHLREEKVIECVHCGCRGCASGD; this is encoded by the exons ATGCCCAAGGTAAAGACTAACCGAGTGAAATACCCAGAAGGTTGGGAACTGATTGAACCTACTCTTCGCGAGCTACAAGCTAAGATGAGAGAAG CTGAGAATGATACTCATGATGGTAAGAGAAAATGTGAGACCTTATGGCCTATTTTCAAAATTGCACATCAAAAGAGCCGCTATATTTTTGACCTTTACCATCGAAGAAAGGAAATTTCCAAGGAATTATATGAATTCTGCCTGGACCAAGGCTATGCTGACCGCAATCTAATTGCAAAATGGAAAAAG CCTGGATACGAACGCCTCTGTTGTTTAAGATGCATGCAGCCTCGGGATCATAACTTTGCCACCACATGTGTTTGCCGAGTGCCCAAGCATCTGAGGGAGGAGAAGGTTATAGAGTGTGTGCATTGTGGCTGTAGGGGCTGTGCCAGTGGAGATTGA